In Nostoc sphaeroides, the genomic window CGTAGTTGCCGTAAATTGGTGCGTTCCCGTAAAATCACCCGCGAATCATTTCGCAAGCGCCAGTCAACTTGTCCGTAACCGACATCAATACCGTAAACTTTTTTTGCTCCAGCTTGTAAGAGACAATCAGTAAAACCACCAGTAGAAATCCCACCATCTAAACAAATGCGCTCTGCTACGGGAATGGCAAATACTGACAAAGCTTTGGAGAGTTTTTCACCGCCTCTAGAAACAAAAGGCGATCGCTCTTTAATATTTATTTGAGCAGTAATATCAACTTCAGTACCAGGTTTATCAATTAACTGCTGATTAACAGTAACTTCCCCCGCCTGAATTAGCCGTTGTGCTAAGGCGCGAGAAGAACATAAATTTAGCTCTACTAATAGTGTATCGAGTCGCTGTTTAGCCAATTAATTAGATTCTCCTGGTAAGATTAAAGCCAAAGCACGATTGATAATTTCTTGGCGGTTAACCAGCTTTTCTAATTCTTGGACTTCATAACGACCTTCTTCTACTTCTAAGGAAGCTTCATCAATGGCATTTAAATAGGCTTCTGCTAAGATTTCTAACAATTCTTCTGCCGTGAGATAATAACCTCCATCTTTGCGCTGCTTATTTTCTCGTTGAATTTCCCGAACCGAATTCCGAATTGATACTTCCCAAGAGCAAGTCGTGCGATTTTCAGCTTGTTGCTTAATCAGATGCAACAGCAAAATCACTGCATAGCTACGAATTGTCTTAATTATGTCATTTCGGCTCATTTCTGTTAATTCTTCAACTATAATCAATGCTCCTTGAACATCGCCTTTAACAAGTAAGTCTTTCAGAGTTAATAATTCTTCCATAATCAGCGCCTCAAAGCTCGGCAACTTCTATTGTGGCTTATAGTGGTTATAGTTCACTCTAGTAATTCCTAGCGGTAATTCAATGAATTACCGCTACTGACAAAGTATTTTGCGTAGCCACAGAAGACAAGAGACTGCCGCAACCTCAAAACGTCGTCAACAAGAGCTGCCTTCTCTTAATAAGCCGATATTTTCATTTTGGAC contains:
- a CDS encoding TlyA family RNA methyltransferase, with product MAKQRLDTLLVELNLCSSRALAQRLIQAGEVTVNQQLIDKPGTEVDITAQINIKERSPFVSRGGEKLSKALSVFAIPVAERICLDGGISTGGFTDCLLQAGAKKVYGIDVGYGQVDWRLRNDSRVILRERTNLRQLRPDELYGENDQIPDLAVVDVSFISLTKILPALWQLTQANREAVLLVKPQFEVGRSRVGKKGVVRDPNDQADAIFQVLQTAHELGWKYKGLTWSPITGPAGNIEYLLWLGMVSETPPPDLEGIKQITQSATTDLRKS
- a CDS encoding DUF29 family protein, coding for MEELLTLKDLLVKGDVQGALIIVEELTEMSRNDIIKTIRSYAVILLLHLIKQQAENRTTCSWEVSIRNSVREIQRENKQRKDGGYYLTAEELLEILAEAYLNAIDEASLEVEEGRYEVQELEKLVNRQEIINRALALILPGESN